GGGCGCTGTGCGGCAAGGGTCGTACCGCCCCCGCCGTGCTCTCCTCCCGGGTGCGCCTGACCGAGCCGCTCGTCCGCACCCACGCAGGACGGCTCGAACCGGCCACCTGGGGGGAGGCCCTCGACCGGGTCGCCGAGGGCCTCGCCCGCACGGGCCGGGCGTACGGTCCCGACGCCGTCGGGGTGTTCGGCGGCGGCGGGCTCACCAACGAGAAGGCCTACGCACTCGGCAAGTTCGCCCGGGTGGCCCTGCGCACCTCGCAGATCGACTACAACGGCCGCTTCTGCATGTCCTCGGCCGCCGCCGCGCACCAGCGGGCCTTCGGGCTCGACCGGGGGCTGCCCTTCCCGCTGGAGGACGTCCCCCGCACCGGCTGCGTGATCCTCGTCGGCTCCAACCTGGCCGAGACCATGCCGCCCGCCCTGCGCTACCTCACCGAGCTGAAGGCCAACGGCGGCACCCTGATCGTCATCGACCCCCGCCGTACGCGCACCGCCGAGCAGGCCGACCTGCACCTGGCCCCCCGCCCCGGCACCGACCTCGCACTCGCCCTGGGCCTGCTGCACCTCGTGGTCGCGGAGGGCCGTACGGACGAGGAGTTCATCGCCGCGCGCACCACCGGCTGGGAGGAGGCCCGGGCCGCCGCGATGGCCCACTGGCCCGAGCTGGTGGAACGCATCACCGGCGTCCCGGTCCCGAAGCTCCGCGAGGCGGTCGGCCTCTTCTGCGCCCCCGAATCCGCCATGGTGCTCACCGCCCGCGGCCCGGAACAGCAGTCCAAGGGCACCGACACCGTCGGCGCCTGGATCAACCTGTGCCTGGCCACCGGCCGGGCCGGCCGTCCGCTCTCCGGCTACGGCTGCCTCACCGGCCAGGGCAACGGCCAGGGCGGCCGCGAGCACGGCCAGAAGGCCGACCAGCTCCCCGGCTACCGCAAGCTGACCGACCCGGCCGCCCGCGCCCACGTCGCCGGGGTATGGGGCATCGACCCCGCCGACCTCCCCGGCCCGGGCCGCAGCGCCTACGAACTCCTCGACGCCCTCGGCACGGACGTGAAGGCCCTCCTCCTCATGGGCTCCAACCCGGTGGTCTCCGCCCCCCGCGCCGCCCACATCGAGGACCGCATCCGCTCCCTCGACTTCCTCGCGGTCGCCGACGTCGTCCTCTCCGAGACGGCGGCCCTCGCCGACGTGGTCTTCCCGGTCACCCAGTGGGCCGAGGAGACCGGCACCACCACCAACCTGGAGGGCCGCGTCCTGCTCCGGCGTCGTGCCCTGAGCCCGCCGCCGGGAGTCCGCACCGACCTGTACGTCCTGCACGAACTCGCCGCCCGCCTGGGCGTGGAGAAGGGCTTCCCGACCGCCCCCGAGGAGGTCTTCGACGAGCTGCGCCGCGCCTCGGCCGGCGGCCCCGCGGACTACTCGGGCATCAGCTACGCCCGCATCGAAGCCGAACAGGGCGTCTTCTGGCCCTGCCCGGACGGCGCTCCGGGCACGCCCCGCCTCTTCCTGGACCGCTTCGCCACCGACGACGGCCGGGCCCGCTTCGTCCCCGTCTCCCACCGCGAGGCCGCCGAGGTCCCCGACGCCGAGTACCCCGTGCTCCTCACCACCGGCCGGGTGGTCGCCCAGTACCAGTCCGGGGCCCAGACCCGCCGGGTGGACGAGCTCAACGCGGCCGCCCCCGGCCCGTTCGTGGAACTCCACCCCCGCCTCGCCGCCCGCATCGGCGCCGTCGAGGGCGCCCCCCTCGCCGTCACCTCCCGCCGCGGCCGCGCGGTGGCCCCGGCCCGCATCACGGACGCCATCCGCGCGGACACGGTCTTCATGCCGTTCCACTGGCCGGGCGAGGGCCGCGCCAACACCCTGACCAACCCGGCCCTGGACCCCACGTCCCGGATGCCGGAGTTCAAAGTCTGCGCGGTCCGCGTCGAGCCGGCGGATGCCGCCCCGGGCCGGGATTGATCAAGGGAAGGGGGATCGGCCCCGCCTAGGAGGCGTCCGTGAACGTCGGGCGCAGAGCCTCGGCCAGGCGGGCGACGAAGGCCTCCTCCCCGGGGCCGGCCAAGTGCGGGTACTCCGCCTCGAAGTGCTCCCACTCGGCGCCCACGTAGCCGTTGGGGATCAGGTACTCGATGTGTGCGAGCTCCAGTTCCGCGTTGGGGTAGGGCCATTCCCCGGCCTCCCGGAACACCTCCTGCACCAGGGCGTTGGGCAGGTGGTAGCGCTCCGCGAGCAGCACCGCGTCGTACAGGTCCTTGCCCTGCGGATGCCGGTCGCTGATCAGCCACAGCACCTTCCACGCCAGGGACAGGGCGGGCGTCGCCGCGAGCACCGTCGCCCCGCAGGACAGCTCGACCCGCTCGGGGGGCTCCGCGAGCTTCTCGTTGAAGACGAAGTCCAGTTGCACCTGCCCGTCCGGCAGTCCCGGCGCGGACCACGGCAGGATCATCCGGCGTCCGGGCACCCGGTCGTACGTCCAGATGTCCTCGCACACCGCCCCCGAGGCTTTGATCCCCGCCCGCCCGTCGGCCGCCGCCGCGATGCCCTCCAGCATCCTGGTGGTCCGCCCGTCCTCCATCGCCCAGGTCTGCGGCACGACGACGAAGTCGAGGTCGCCCGGCTCCCTGGCCGCCGCCCCGAACCGGTCCGCCAGGAGCACGCTTCCGCGCAGCACCAGCGAGTCCACCCATTCGGACTCGGAGAGCGCCAGCAGCACGGCGTCCATCGCGGCCCGCCGTGCCCGCGCCCAGGCGACCGTGCGAGCCGGGTCGTCGAAGACCGGGTCACCGGCCCGGTAGGCCTGGAAGTTGTGCCGAAGGGACGGGTCGAAGACCGCCCGCTGCCGCACGTCGTCACCGGCCACCGGGCGCAGCGTGAGCGGCAGGTGCCGCGCCGCCCGCGTCGCGTCGTCCAGCGGCTCCTGCGGCAGATGCGTACTCCGCATGCCGAATTCCGACCACGAACTCATCTCGTCCGCTCCTCGATCCACCCGTCGTCCACCGACAGGTCGCTGTCGTACAACACGAACTCCCGCTCCTCCGAGCGGATCTCGTACCCGGCCGAGCCCAGCGCGGCGGCCAGCGCATCGCACGCCGCCCCGGCCTCCGCCGCCGTACCCCGCCACCGCTGCGTCACGAACCGCTCGTGCGACCCGCCCCCCGGCAGCATCCGGCGCGCGTTCCACGACAGGTGGGCCCCGTGCGGGACCACCAGGGACTCCAGCGCCGCGTGGTCGTACGCGGCGGGCAGCCGCAGCTTCAGGTGGTGCTCGAAGTAGCCGCCGCCCGGGCCCGGGCGGTCCGTTGTCCAGGGGGCCGTCTCCACCTTGATCCGTACCGGGTCGAAGCCTGCCGCCCGCAGCTCGGGCACCAGCCGCTCGTGCCCCGTGCGGTCCCGTAGGGTCAGCATCGGCTGCGACACCATCCGGCCCCGGGCCAGCAGGATGTGCGTCACCTTCAACTCCCGTGCCCCCGCCCACGCGTCGAGGCGGGCCAGCTCCTCCGCGTCCGGGCAGCGCACCGTCACGTGGGTCTCGTACTCGGACATGGAGCCGATCTTCTCGGACATGCGTCCGATCCGCATCGGGATAACCGCCCGGGGGTAACCATCGGTCACGCGCCGGACTCAGAAAGTGCTCGCACGCCCCTCGTGGCCGTGATGTGTCGTACCCCACACTGAAGTTCGGTGCCCCCGTCCTCGGAGCCCTGGAGGTCGCCCCCGTGCAGACCCGGACCCTGACCGTGAACGAGAGCGAGTCCTCGGAGGTCGAAGCCGTGGACGAAGAGCCCGAAGCCGAATCGGAAGCCGAAGCCGAAGGTGAAGGCGATTCCGAACCCGGGCCCGAGGTGCTGGAGCTGATCGAGCAACCGGTGCCCGCGCAGCGCAGGCGCAGCAGCAGCGGGGACCGTGCGGGAAGCAGCGGAGCGGGGCCGTCCGCCGATCTGTTCCGCCAGTACCTGCGTGAGATAGGCAGGATCCCGCTGCTCACCGCCGCCGAGGAGGTCGACCTCGCGCGGCGCGTCGAAGCGGGTCTGTTCGCCGAGGAGAAGCTCGGCAGCACCCCCGACCTCGACTCCCAACTCGCCGTCGACCTCGACAAGCTCGTCGTCATGGGCCGGATGGCCAAGCGCCGGCTCATCGAGTCGAACCTGCGGCTCGTGGTCTCCGTCGCGAAGCGGTACGTGGGCCGCGGGCTCACCATGCTCGACCTCGTCCAGGAGGGGAACCTCGGGCTCATCCGGGCCGTCGAGAAGTTCGACTACGCCCGCGGGTACAAGTTCTCCACGTACGCCACCTGGTGGATCCGGCAGGCGATGTCCCGGGCCCTCGCCGACCAGGCCCGGACCATCCGCGTGCCCGTCCACGTCGTGGAGCTGATCAACCGCGTCGTCCGCGTACAGCGCCGCATGCTCCAGGAGCGCGGTTACGAGCCCACGGCCGAAGAGGTCGCCGTTCAGCTGGAGTTGACCCCCGAGCGGGTCATGGAAGTGCTCCGCCTCGCCCAGGAGCCGGTCTCCCTGCACGCACCGGTCGGCGAGGAGGACGACGTCGCGCTCGGCGACCTCATCGAGGACGGCGACGCCGCGTCCCCCGTGGAGTCCGCCGCGTTCTTCCTGCTGCGCGAGCACCTGGAAGCGGTGCTGTCGACGCTGGGGGAGCGGGAGCGCAAGGTGGTTCAGCTCCGGTACGGGCTGGCCGACGGCCGGCCGCGCACCCTGGAGGAGATCGGCCGGATCTTCGGCGTGACCCGCGAGCGGATCCGCCAGATCGAGTCCAAGACCCTCAACAAGCTGCGGGACCACGCCTTCGCCGACCAGCTCAGGGGATACCTGGACTGAGTGGGGCGGACCGGACCGGTGGGTCAGGCGCTTCGGAGCGCCTTGAGCGGGTCCGTACGGGCGGCGCGCAGGGCCGGGTAGAGGCCCGCCAGCAGGCCGACGACGGTGCCGATCAGTGGAGCCGGCAGGGTGGCGGCGGGCTGGAGGACGGCGGTCCAGTCCCGGGCGGCGGCGACGGCGACCACGGTGACCACGCCCAGGCTGGTGCCGATCAGGCCGCCCAGGGTGCCGAGCGCGGTGGACTCGGTGAGGAACTGGGTGGCGATGTGGCCGGTCCGTGCCCCGAGCGAGCGCCGCAGGCCGATCTCCTCGGTCCGCTCCAGCACGGCCACCAGGGTGGTGTTGGCGATGCCGACCGCGCCCACCAGCAGACAGATCCCGGCCAGGGCCAGGAACAGGCCGGTCAGGTCGGAGGTCACCTTGTCCTGGAGGCTGTGCGGATCGGGCGGCTCCACGACCGTGAAGGCGTCCGGCGCGTCCGGCCGCAGGGCGGGCTGGATCTGCGCGGCCACCACCGAGGCGGCGCCGATCCTGGTGGAGACCAGGGCCTGGGCCGCGCGGTCCGGCTCGGTGCCGGGGTTCCCGAACCGCTCCAGCGCCGTACTGGCGGGGATGACCATGCCGAGCAGCGCACCGGACTGGCGCTGCACGTCCGAGTAGATGCCGATCACCGTGTACGGGACGGAGTCGATGAACACGGCGGGCTGGGCGTCCAGGCGGCTCACGCCGAGGCGCTTGGCGGCGGCCTGGCTCAGCAGCACCACCGGCTGGGCGGTCTGCTGGACGAAGGGGTCCATGCCGACCCCGGCGACGAGGGTCGGCTCCATCGCGGCGACCGCGCCCGGGGTGGCGGCGAAGAGGGTCAGGCCGGTGCCCTGGTTCTCGCCGCCGGGGCGGCTGGACACCGCCGGGGCCGCGGGGACCGGCCACCAGACGCCGCCGGCCCGGACGCCGTCGATCGCGGCGAGCCGGCGGTCGGTGTCCTCGGGGAAGTTGCTCGGCGGATTGCCGCCCGGGGCGACACCGTCGGTCCGGGGCCGGTCGTTCACGTTGACGGTGGTGGCCTTGGTCAGGCTGAACTGTTCGCCGATCTGGCCGGACGCGGTGGCGGTGAGGCCGAGCACGGCGACGAACGCGCCGATGCCCAGCACCGTACCCAGCATGGTCAGCACCGACCGGCCGGGGCGTTGCAACACCCCCGAGAGAGCCTCGGAGAGCAGGTCCCCCAGGCCGAGGCGGGAGGCCGGATCGGGCAGCACGCTGCGGGCGCGGGCCATCAGGGGGCCACCTCGGCTCCGGCTGAGGTATGGGCCCCGGTCCCGGCTGAAGCCCCGGTGTCGGCCGAAGCCCCCGTCTCGCTGAGCACCCCGTCGCGGATGGCTACCCGGCGGCCGGCCCGGGCGGCGACGGCCGGGTCGTGGGTGATCACCACCAGGGTGAACCCCTGCGCGTGCAGCTCGTCGAACTGGGCCAGTACGGCCTCGGCGTTGGCCGAGTCCAGGTTGCCGGTCGGCTCGTCGCAGAGCAGCAGGCTCGGCCGGTTGACCAGGGCCCGGGCGATCGCGACGCGCTGGCGCTCGCCGCCCGACATGGTGCCGGGCAGTGCGTCGGTGCGGTGGCCGAGGCCGACCTGCCGCAGCGCCGCCAGGGCGGCGGCCCGGCGGGTGCGGGCCGGGGCACGGTTGTAGATCTGGGCGAGCACCACGTTCTCCTCGGCGGTGCGGTGCGCAAGGAGGTGGAAGGACTGGAAGACGAACCCGATCCGGCGCCCGCGCAGGGTCGAGCGGTCCCGGTCGTGGAGCGCGCCGGTGTCGATGCCGTCGAGCTCGTAGCGGCCCGCGGTGGGGGTGTCGAGCAAGCCCAGCAGGTAGAGCAGGGTGGACTTGCCGGAGCCGGAGGGCCCGGTGATGGCCAGGTACTCGCCCCGGCGGACGGTCAGGTCGGACGGGTGCAGTGCGACCACGGGCGGCTTGCCGGGGTGGGTGCGGCCCACGCCGGAAAGGGCGATCACGGGCGGCTCGGTGACCGGCGGCCCGGTGACGGGCGGCTCGCTGCCCGCCGGGCCCGCATCGGGTGGCGAGGTGGTCACTTGCCGACCACCACCTGGTCACCGGGCCGGAGTTCGGAGCCGGCGGCCGGCGTGACGGCGACCATGCCGTCGGCGGTCACGCCGGTGGTCACCGGCACGGTGGTCCGGGCGCCGCCGGCGCCCACCTTGGTGACGGACGTCTGGCCCGCAGCGTTGGTCGAGATCGCGGCCACCGGGACGGTCGTGACGGGGGTGTCGGACTTGTCCTTGAGGACGGTGAGGCGGAGGTTCCTGCCGTTCAGGGCGGCCGGCAGCGGAGCGCTCGGCGTGATCGCGACGGGAATGTAACTCGTCGCTCCCGGCTGGCCACCCGGCTGCGCCGCGCCGCCGCCCCCACCGCCCGGCACGCCGCCCGATGCACCGCCGCCCGACGCGGCGCCGCCTGTGCCGCCCGTCCCGGCCCCGCCACCCGTCCCGGCGCCCCCGCCGGCCGCCGGTGGGGCCGCGCCGCCCAGGGTGATGACCCGCCCGGCGGGCGGTGTGGTGGTGGGCGCGCCGACACTCGCGACCGTGCCGGTCAGCACGGTGTTGGTGTCCTCGACGAGTACCTCCACGGCCATGCCCGGCTTGATCCCCGACGCCTGGTTCGGCGTCAGCTGGCCGGTGACGTTCAGCCCTCCGCTGGTGAGGGACAGGAGCGTGCCGGACACCGGTTCGCCGACCGCGCCGTTCACCGCGGTGACCGAGGCCGGCAGCACCGGCAGGAACAGGACGTGGGCGGCCGGCACCATCGGCCCGTGCACCGCCCGGGCCTTGGCGAGTGCGGCCTGGTCGTCGGCCAGTTGCTTCTTCGCGGCGTCGGTCTGCTTGCGGGCGTCGCCGGACGCGGGCGGGCCCGGACGGACGAGGGCGTCGAGCGCCTGCCGGCTGCCGTCCACCGCCTTCTGCGCGGCGTCGACGGCCTGCTGGGTGGTGGCGCCCGTGGTCGGCGCCGGATACCCCAGAGCGCGGTAGAACCCGGTCACGGCCTGAGCCGTACCGGGGCCGAAGACCCCCTTCTCGTCGGACCGCGACGAGTGGCCCAGCCCGGCCAGCGCCGCCTGGAGTTCCGCGACGTCGGGACCGGTGCTGCCGGGCTTGATGTCCCGGTACGCGGGCACCGGCCCGGGCAGCGCGAACAGCGGCTGTCCGGACACCTCGGCGAGCAGCCGGCCCGGCCGGACGGTGTCACCCGCCTTCACCTCCAGCCGGGAGACGTACAACTGGGTGACGTCGGCGGAGGCCGGGGACGGAACCACGTTGTACTGGGCCGGCGGATACACCACGGCCCGGGCCGACACCGACCGGTTCAGGACCTGGCTGGTGACCGGAGCGGTGAGCAGACTGTTGGCGGGTGGCGCCGCCTGCGCGGCTCTTTCGGCGGGGGACTTGACCAGGGTGGCGGCCCCCAGACCGCCGACCGCGACGAGGGCCGCCCCGCCCGCAACGAGGCCCAGTACCCGTCGGCGGCCTGCGGCACGCGAACGGGCCGGCGGGGAAGTGTTGTCGCCGTCGGTCTCGACGGCCGTGCTCCCAAGTTTCAACAAGGCTGTCTCCACGTGGACTTCACTCCACAAGAGTGTCGCCACCCGGCCGTCGGACGGACGTAAGCGAGCATGCGGGCCGCGACGACCGTCACCCCGTCTGGCCGCCGGCGGTGATCTGGGCGGCCTTGCGGACGAGGTCGTCGATCTGCTGCCGGTACGCGGTGAGTTTGGTGGAGTTGTCCTCGACGTACTTCTTGCCGTAGGCGGTCTGTACGGCGACGACGACGCCCACGGTGTTGTTGGCGATCTTGCATTCGACGTCCGCGGTGGCGGTGGCGATCTCGTCGGGGCCGGCCGGACCGGTGCTCCCCGCCTGGGCCGAGGCAGCCCATTTCGGGTCGGTCACCGCGGCGATCGGGTCCTTGTACTCGAACCCCTTGCCCTTCATGCACTCCGACCACTTGGCGTAGGCCTCGACGATCCGCGGATCGCCGGCCGGAATCTTGGGCCCGCCGTCGGGGAGCGCCGCGTCGCTGATGATGAGCTGGTCGGCCTTGAGGGTGTCGCGGCCCTTCTGGCCGCATCCGCCGGGCGGTACCGGCTTGCCGTCGAGGGTGGGCACGGGCTGTTGTGTGGTCGGGTCGTTCCCGCTCATCGCGATTTCCTCGGCCGCGGTGGGCGGCGTGCCCCCCGCACCGTTTCCGGCCGCACCCTGGTCGGCCATGCCCGAACCGCGGTCGTACCCGTGGGTCTTGGCCTTCTCCACGTCGAAGTAGCCGTAGAGCATGCTGCGGGTCAGCCGCTCCTTCGGTGCGTCGTCCAGCCCTAGGGTGAGGGTCGGGCGCGCGGTGAGTCCGAAACCGCGCATGCACTCGGCCGTCACCGCGTCCTGGGCCTGCGTCACCTGCTTGATCTGCGCCGTCGTCACCATGTAGGCGTCGGTCGGCAGGGTGATCTGGCCGGGATCGGTGATCGTCGGCGTCGCGCCGAGGCTGGGGACCGCCGTAGTCCCTTGCCCGTCGCCGCCGCCGCACGCGGTCGCGGCCAGGGCGATGATGCCGGTGACGAATAACAGGGAGCGGCGTCCCATGCCTGTTGCCTCTTTCCGGTGCGCGTGGCGGGTCTGGCTGCCCGAGGGCCGGTGGGTGGGCACCGTACGGAACGGTGCCCACCATGAGGTCGCCGGAATCAGCGGCCCGTGATCGAGATCCAGTCGACCCGGACCCTCGGGCTGAATCCGATGGACTTCCAGGAGCTGTAATACGTGCGGTACGACGAACCGTTGGTGCTCTTCCAGATGAACGACCCGCTGTTGTTGCCGGTGTCCACCTGGTACACGTTGTAGATCGCGACGCTGATCGAGCCGTTGTTGGCGAAGCAGACCTTCGGCGGAGAGTTCCAGAGAGTGAAGAAGTCGCTGCGGGCGTTGCAGGTGGCCGTGTCGACGCGGTTGATGGCGGCTGCCGGGCCGGCGGCCACCACGGTTCCGGCGAACGCGGCGCTCGTGGCGAGGGCCAGGGCCGCAACGTGTTTGCGGAATGCCATGATGTGAGTGCTCCTCTGGTCGTGCCACTGAGTGGCTGAAGACTGAGCGGTGGTGCGACGGAGCGGTGAAACGCGTGGGCCTCGCCCTGCACGGCGGGGCCAACGTGTGCGCAACGCAAGGTGGTTCGCACGGCACAGATCCTTGCCCGGGAGCGCCGGAGTGACCAGGAACTTGGGCCGGAACTTCTGGGGCGGCAGATCGCCACTGGTCCCAAATGTCTCGTAGTTCGAGATCGTGAGACTGCTTCATCCGCAATTGTGTCGATTTCGCAAATGATTCACATCACACACATCGTGAGTGACCTGTGACTTACCTATGGTGAAATCCGACCTAGTCGCATCCGGGGGGATATGGGGATGGAAGAGCGTCGGGAGTTATTCGGAGGGCTGCTGCGCGGGGCGCGCGAGCGAGTGGGCCTGACCCAGGAAGTACTGGCCGAACGGTCGGGACTCAGCGCGCGGGCGATCGGGAACCTGGAGCGCGGGCGCGCGAAACCGCGAGCGGACTCGTTACGGCGGATCGTGCAGGCGCTGGGAGGCGCGCAGCGTGACGGGGCCGCGCTGGTGGCGGCGGCCGGGCTGCCGGTGCCGGCGGCGGTGGCGGAGATCCAGCAGGTCGAGCCGGTGGAGGAACCGGCCGGGCCGCGCCGGTTGAACGACACCGAGGCGCTGGTGCTGTTCGAGCTGCTGGGCGGGGTGGACACCGAGAGCTGGGACCCGGACGTACGGGCGACCCTGTTGCGGGCCTGCTCCGGTTCGCCGGCGGCGGTGCGCCTGGCCGGGGTGGTGCTGGCGACCGTACCGGAGCTGCCGCTGGAGGACCTGGCGCGGCGACTGGACGGCCTCCAGCCGGCGTGAGCCGGCGGGTGGGGACGGCCGGAGCCGCCCCCACCCGCCGACCGAACCGGCCCGGTCGGCCTACCAGGCCCGGCCGACCTACCAGGGCCGGCCGCCGGCCCACCCGGCCCACCCGGGCGTTCTGCCTAGTCGACCTCGGCCACCGCCTGCGCGAACTGCGCCGCGTACAGCCGCGCGTACGCGCCGCCCGAGGCCAACAGCTCCTCGTGCGTGCCCTGTTCCACGATCGAGCCGCTCTCCATCACCAGGATCACGTCCGCGTCGCGGATCGTGGACAGCCGGTGCGCGATCACGAAGGACGTACGGCCGTGCGCGAGCCGTGCCATCGCCTTCTGGATCAGCACCTCGGTACGGGTGTCGACCGAGCTCGTCGCCTCGTCCAGGACCAGGATCACCGGGTCCGACAGGAACGCCCGGGCGATGGTGATCAGCTGCTTCTCGCCCGCGCTGACGCCCGCGCCCTCGTCGTCCAGCACGGTGTCGTAGCCGTCCGGCAGCGTGCGGACGAAGCGGTCGGCGTGGGCCGCCCGCGCCGCCTCCTCGATCTCGGCGCGCGTCACCTCGCGCGAAGCCCCGTAGGCGATGTTCTCCGCGATCGTGCCGCCGAACAGCCAGGTGTCCTGGAGCACCATGCCGATGGAGCCGCGCAGTTCCTCGCGGGTCATCTTCGCGATGTCCACGCCGTCCAGGCCGATCTCCCCGCCCGTGACCTCGTAGAACCGCATCAGCAGGTTGACGAGGGTGGTCTTGCCGGCGCCCGTCGGGCCGACGATCGCGACCGTGTGCCCCGGCTCGACCGTCAGCGAAAGGTTCTCGATCAGCGGCTTGTCCGGCTCGTAGCGGAAGGCCACCTTGTCGAGGGTGACCTGCCCGCGCAGCACCTCCGGACGCTCCGGAACCTCCGCGTCCGGCTCCTGCTCCTCCGTGTCCAGCAGCTCGTATACCCGCTCCGCCGAGGCGACGCCGGACTGCACGAGGTTCGCCATCGACGCGACCTGCGACAGCGGCATCGAGAACTGCCGCGAGTACTGGATGAAGGCCTGCACGTCACCGATCGACAGGGTGCCCGAGGCCACCTTCAGACCGCCGACGACCGCGACCAGCACGTAGTTGATGTTCGATATGAAGAACATCACCGGCTGCATGAACCCGCTGACCAACTGCGCCTTGAACGTGGCCCGGTACAGCGCCTCGTTGTGCTCGGCGAAGACCGCCGCGGATTCCTTGTGCCGGCCGAAGACCTTGACCAGGTTGTGCCCCGAGTACATCTCCTCGATGTGGGCGTTGAGCGCGCCGGTCGTCTTCCACTGCGCGACGAACTGAGGCTGCGACTTCTTGCCGATCTTCGCCGCGACGAACACCGAGACCGGTACGGTCACCAGCGCGACCAGCGCCAGCAGCGGCGAGATCCAGAACATCATCGCGAGCACGCCGACGATGGTCAGCAGCGAGTTCAGCAGCTGCCCCATCGTCTGCTGGAGCGTCTGCCCGATGTTGTCGATGTCGTTCGTGGCCCGGCTGAGCACCTCGCCGCGCTTCTGCTGGTCGAAGTACGAGAGCGGCAGCCGCGACAGCTTCGCCTGGAGCTCCTCGCGCATCCGGTACACGGTGCCGTTCATGACGTGGTTCGACAGCCGCGTCGCCACCAGCATCAGCAGACCGGCCAGGACGAAGACCACCAGCGCCCAGATCGCCACGACCCCGACCGCGCCGAAGTCGATGCCCTTGCCCGGGGTGAAGTCGGTGCCGGACAGCATGTCCGCCATCCCGCCCTCGCCCTTGGCGCGCATCCCGTCCAGCGCCTGCTGCTTGCTGATGCCGGCCGGCAGCTCGCGGCCGACGATCCCCGCGAACACCAGGTCGGTGGCCTCGCCGAGGATCTTCGGGCCGACCACCGCGCAGCCGACGCTGCCGACGACGGCCGCGACCATGCCCCACAGCTT
This genomic window from Streptomyces sp. NBC_01351 contains:
- a CDS encoding helix-turn-helix domain-containing protein, which translates into the protein MEERRELFGGLLRGARERVGLTQEVLAERSGLSARAIGNLERGRAKPRADSLRRIVQALGGAQRDGAALVAAAGLPVPAAVAEIQQVEPVEEPAGPRRLNDTEALVLFELLGGVDTESWDPDVRATLLRACSGSPAAVRLAGVVLATVPELPLEDLARRLDGLQPA
- a CDS encoding ABC transporter ATP-binding protein, producing MSGPGGRMMMGPAQRTLDFKGSGKRLLGQLAQDRAKLWGMVAAVVGSVGCAVVGPKILGEATDLVFAGIVGRELPAGISKQQALDGMRAKGEGGMADMLSGTDFTPGKGIDFGAVGVVAIWALVVFVLAGLLMLVATRLSNHVMNGTVYRMREELQAKLSRLPLSYFDQQKRGEVLSRATNDIDNIGQTLQQTMGQLLNSLLTIVGVLAMMFWISPLLALVALVTVPVSVFVAAKIGKKSQPQFVAQWKTTGALNAHIEEMYSGHNLVKVFGRHKESAAVFAEHNEALYRATFKAQLVSGFMQPVMFFISNINYVLVAVVGGLKVASGTLSIGDVQAFIQYSRQFSMPLSQVASMANLVQSGVASAERVYELLDTEEQEPDAEVPERPEVLRGQVTLDKVAFRYEPDKPLIENLSLTVEPGHTVAIVGPTGAGKTTLVNLLMRFYEVTGGEIGLDGVDIAKMTREELRGSIGMVLQDTWLFGGTIAENIAYGASREVTRAEIEEAARAAHADRFVRTLPDGYDTVLDDEGAGVSAGEKQLITIARAFLSDPVILVLDEATSSVDTRTEVLIQKAMARLAHGRTSFVIAHRLSTIRDADVILVMESGSIVEQGTHEELLASGGAYARLYAAQFAQAVAEVD